From the Saccharomonospora marina XMU15 genome, the window GCACGCCCCTGCCGGGCCCCGCCGCGGTCCGTTCACCCACGACAGCAGAGCTTAGAACCGCTAACTAAGTGGTGGGAACGTGAGTTCTGTCGCGCGCTCAGGGAGCGACACGTTCGATGCGCCAGCCGTCCTCGTTGCGCACGTATCGCAGCCGGTCGTGCAGCCGATCCTGCCTGCCCTGCCAGAACTCGACGACGTCGGGACGGATGCGCCAGCCACCCCAGTGCGGCGGCACCGGTATCTCGCTCACGCCCTCGAACCGGCGCTCGATCGCGTTCAGCGCGGTGTCCAGGTCACGCCTGCTGGCTACGGCCCTCGACTGCGGCGAGGCCCACGCCCCGAGTTGGGAGCCACGAGGCCGGGACGCCCAGTACTCGGCCGTCTCCGCGGGGCCCACCTTCTCGACATCGCCGCGCACGTTGACCTGCCGGTGCAGCGGGTACCAGGGAAAGGTCACCGAGGCGTACCTGGTGACCGTCAGATCGTGGCTCTTGGCAGAGGTGTAGTTGGTGTAGAAGACCACGCCACGCTCGTCGAGCCCCTTGCAGAGCACGCTGCGCGACGACGGCCGCCCCTCGGCGTCGGCCGTGGCCAGCACCATCGCGTTGGGCTCGGGCACACCCGCGGAGATCGCCTCGTCGAGCCACAACTGGAGCTGTTCGGTCCAGGTGGCGGCGAGTCCGGACTCCTCGAGCGCCTCGCCGTTGTAGGCGACTCGCATACCGGGCAACCGAACGGTCACCTCGGCCGCTTCGGCGACCTCGCCGACCCCTTCTTCCAGTTTGTCCAGTTCCGGCATGCCAACCTCCGCCCCTTGTGGGGGTCCGTCCCGCCCTTCCTGCCGACGTTAAAGCCTCCCGCTGCCGCGCGAAAGTTCTTGATCGGTGACGGGCGCCACCAGTCACGGGTTCGATGCCGAACGCGAGTCCGCCTCGGGTGGCAGCGCGCGGGCCGGGCAGGCCGGGTTTACCCGTGTCACTTTCGCGGCATCCGGGGAGTGGGCGCAGGATTTACGGCGGCGAACGGCGACAGACTGAATCGTTCTCGTAATCGTGACCGAAACCACCGCTTCTTTCGATTGATACCGGACGGTAAGAAGAGGATGGTTTCTGCAACCGTGCGAAGCGGCGCGCGTGCGTGTGGGGCATCGCACGGTGGACGCCTGCCGGGGAACCTCACGAAAGGTCCACTCAAGTGACTTCCATGATCGAGTCGGCCAACACCCCAGCCGAGCACCCAGACGACAACTTCCGGCCCGGCCTGGAGGGCGTCGTCGCCTTCCGCACGGAGATCGCCGAACCTGACCGCGACGGTGGCGCACTGCGCTACCGAGGGGTGGACATCGAACAACTCGCCGGGCGCGTGAGCTTCGGCGACGTGTGGGCACTGCTGGTGGACGGCCGGTTCGGGCAGGGACTGCCGCCCGCCGAGCCGTTCCCGATCCCGGTACGTACCGGCGACGTGCGCGTCGACGTGCAGGCCGCGCTCGCCATGCTCGCGCCGATCTGGGACTTCCACCCGCTGCTCGACATCTCCGACGAGGCGGCCCGCGAGCAACTCGCGAGGGCATCTGTGATGGCGCTTTCGTACGTGGCGCAGTCGGCCCGCGGCGTCGGTGTCGCCGCCGTACCGCAGTCGAAGGTGGACGAGGCCTCCACCATCACGGAGCGGTTCCTGGTGCGCTGGCGGGGCGAGCCCGATCCCGCACATGTCAAAGCACTGGACGCCTACTGGGTGTCCGCCGCCGAGCACGGCATGAACGCCTCCACCTTCACCGCCCGTGTCATCGCCTCCACCGGGGCCGACGTCGCGGCGGCGATGTCCGGCGCGATCGGCGCGATGTCCGGTCCACTGCACGGTGGCGCACCGGCACGGGTGCTTCCGATGATCGAGGAGGTCGAGCGCACCGGTAACGCGGAAGCCGTGGTGAAGGGCATCCTCGACCGCGGTGAGCGGCTGATGGGCTTCGGACACCGCGTCTACCGCGCCGAGGACCCGAGGGCACGCGTGCTGCGACGCACCTGCCGCGAACTGGGGGCGCAGCGCTACGAGGTCGCGCAGGCCCTGGAGCAGGCGGCGCTGGCCGAACTGCGAGAGCGCCGACCCGACAGGGCCATCGAGACCAACGTCGAGTTCTGGGCCGCGGTGATCCTGGACTTCGCGCAGGTGCCGACGAAGATGATGCCCGCGATGTTCACCTCGGCGCGCACCGCGGGCTGGGCCGCGCACATCCTGGAGCAGAAACGGACGGGCAGGCTGGTTCGCCCCTCGGCGACCTACGTCGGTCCCGCGCCGCGCGGACCGGAACAGGTCGAAGGCTGGGAAGAGGTCGTCAAGGTCTCCTGACCGACCGCGGACGCGCCACGACGCCCACGCTCGTCGTCGTGGCGTGCCGTGACCTGCAGCATGACCATGAGCTGATCGACGAGCCAGCCGTCCAGCCGCTCCCTGCGCAACTCTGCCCCCTGCAGCCAGGTCGACACGGCGACCTCCACGATCGCGGTCCAGCAGCGCAGTGTGGCCAGCAGCATCGGGGAAGGCTCGGTGATCTCGCACTCGGCGAGCACCACCTCGACCGCGCGAGCCCTGACCTCGTCCACGATCGCGTTGGTCTCCGAGGTCGCCACCACCGACCCACTGCGAAGCAACGCCAGGTAGCCGCAGCGGTGCTCGGCCGCCACGTCCACGAGCGCCCGCACGACCGCGCGAAGCCGCTGCTGCCTGCTCCCGCTGGCGCGGCGACGCATCCTGTCGAGCAGGTCGTCGGCGACGGTGCGCAGCGCGGCGACGCGAAGCTCGTCCAGACCGCGGAAGTAGCGGTAGAACAGCGGCCGCGACACTCCGGCGCGCGCGGTGACGTCGTCGATGCCGACGTCCTCCGGCGCACGGGTGCTGAACAACTCGAGCGCGGCCGCGACCAGGTCCTGCCTTCGGGCCTGCCGCGACATCCGTCTCGGCTTCGCCACGCTCACCCGGGCAGCTTCCGCGCCGCGGCACGCAGCAGCCCGGGAGTGAGCCTGGACAGCGCGAGAGCCGCCCGCGCCTCCGCTGTGGTCGCCACGACGGCCGAATCACGCCGCACGGCACGCAGAATGTCGGCCGCCACCCGTTCCGGAGGGAAGGCGCGCCTGGCGAACAGCCTGCTGCCCGCTGCCCTTCGCGCCTGCTGCTCGTCCTCTCCGACACCGGTGAACGTCGTGGTGCCCGCGATGTTGGTGTTCACCATGCCGGGGCAGATGGCACTGACGCCGATGCCGTGTGCGGCGAGTTCGGCACGCAGGCATTGGCTCAGCATCAGTACGGCTGCCTTCGTGGCCGAGTAGGCGGGCAACACCTTCGTCGGCAGGTAGGCCGCCACCGAGGCGACGTTGACGATGTGCCCGCCCTCGCCTCGCTCCGCCAGTTGGCCGCCGAACAACCTGCAGCCGTGGATCACGCCCCACAGGTTGACGTCGATGACCCGCTGCCACTGCCGCACTTCGGTGTCGAGGAACGGGCCCGCGACGCCGATACCCGCGTTGTTGACCACGATGTCGGCCACCCCGTGCTCTGCTCGCACCGCCGAGGCGAACTCGGTCATCGCTTCCGCGTCGCTGACGTCGACCAGGTAGGGCAGGGCCTGCCCTCCAGCACGGCGCACCCGCAGCGACGCCGCGCCCAGCGCGTCGGCGTCGATGTCGGCGAGCACGACGTCGGCGCCCTGGGCTGCGAAGGCGCGGGCCGTCGCGTTGCCGATGCCGCTTCCCGCACCGGTGACCACGACGAGCCGCCCCTCGAACCGGCCTCTCGGCGCCGGGTTGACGCGGCTTCGCCGAAGCGCCCTCGACTGTGGACCGCCCTGTACGTGCTCGACGAACTCGGCGGTGGCGGTCGCGATCCGTGCTGGGTCGCCGCGCACCACCCAGTGCCCGCCCGGGATCTTTCGCACCCGCAGGTCCGGCACCCAGCGCTGGATCTGCGTCTGCAGCGGTGCGGTGACGAACGCGTCGGCGACCGGCGCGATGACCTGCACCGGCACCTCGGCGTGCCTTCGGCCCGGCCGCGTCAGCCTCGGCAGCATGTTCTGCCGGTAGAGCCGCAACCCGTGCAGGCCGTCGGACAATTCCGGCACGGCGGCGTCGGGGTCGGCTCGCTTGAGCAGCCTCGCCAGCAACCCGGTGCGCCAGGCCAGTTCCGGCAACACCGGCAGCTGGAAGAACGCGATGTAGGTGGAGTGCACCAGCTGCCGCAGCGCCGCGCGCAACCGTCGCGGGCTCGGCCGCAGTTGCGCGCGGAACCACCGTCCGGCGTGGTCGAGACAGGGCCCGGAGATCGAGGTGAACGACGCCACCCTGCCTCGAAGCCAGGGACCCGTCACGGCGTGCCAGGACTGGATGGCGCCCCAGTCGTGGGCGAGCAGGTGGACCTTGCCGTCGGGGGCGACCTCGTCGATCACCTCGGCGAGGTCGGCGGCGAGCCGGTCCAGCCGGTAGGCGGCACGAGCACGTGGCTTCGTCGACTCGCCCGCACCT encodes:
- the pdxH gene encoding pyridoxamine 5'-phosphate oxidase, coding for MPELDKLEEGVGEVAEAAEVTVRLPGMRVAYNGEALEESGLAATWTEQLQLWLDEAISAGVPEPNAMVLATADAEGRPSSRSVLCKGLDERGVVFYTNYTSAKSHDLTVTRYASVTFPWYPLHRQVNVRGDVEKVGPAETAEYWASRPRGSQLGAWASPQSRAVASRRDLDTALNAIERRFEGVSEIPVPPHWGGWRIRPDVVEFWQGRQDRLHDRLRYVRNEDGWRIERVAP
- a CDS encoding citrate synthase 2 produces the protein MIESANTPAEHPDDNFRPGLEGVVAFRTEIAEPDRDGGALRYRGVDIEQLAGRVSFGDVWALLVDGRFGQGLPPAEPFPIPVRTGDVRVDVQAALAMLAPIWDFHPLLDISDEAAREQLARASVMALSYVAQSARGVGVAAVPQSKVDEASTITERFLVRWRGEPDPAHVKALDAYWVSAAEHGMNASTFTARVIASTGADVAAAMSGAIGAMSGPLHGGAPARVLPMIEEVERTGNAEAVVKGILDRGERLMGFGHRVYRAEDPRARVLRRTCRELGAQRYEVAQALEQAALAELRERRPDRAIETNVEFWAAVILDFAQVPTKMMPAMFTSARTAGWAAHILEQKRTGRLVRPSATYVGPAPRGPEQVEGWEEVVKVS
- a CDS encoding TetR/AcrR family transcriptional regulator, coding for MSRQARRQDLVAAALELFSTRAPEDVGIDDVTARAGVSRPLFYRYFRGLDELRVAALRTVADDLLDRMRRRASGSRQQRLRAVVRALVDVAAEHRCGYLALLRSGSVVATSETNAIVDEVRARAVEVVLAECEITEPSPMLLATLRCWTAIVEVAVSTWLQGAELRRERLDGWLVDQLMVMLQVTARHDDERGRRGASAVGQETLTTSSQPSTCSGPRGAGPT
- a CDS encoding SDR family oxidoreductase is translated as MSRQWVTTSDGVRLRVQVTGPRQASTIVCVHGYPDNSSLWEGVRARLGDRFRVVSYDVRGAGESTKPRARAAYRLDRLAADLAEVIDEVAPDGKVHLLAHDWGAIQSWHAVTGPWLRGRVASFTSISGPCLDHAGRWFRAQLRPSPRRLRAALRQLVHSTYIAFFQLPVLPELAWRTGLLARLLKRADPDAAVPELSDGLHGLRLYRQNMLPRLTRPGRRHAEVPVQVIAPVADAFVTAPLQTQIQRWVPDLRVRKIPGGHWVVRGDPARIATATAEFVEHVQGGPQSRALRRSRVNPAPRGRFEGRLVVVTGAGSGIGNATARAFAAQGADVVLADIDADALGAASLRVRRAGGQALPYLVDVSDAEAMTEFASAVRAEHGVADIVVNNAGIGVAGPFLDTEVRQWQRVIDVNLWGVIHGCRLFGGQLAERGEGGHIVNVASVAAYLPTKVLPAYSATKAAVLMLSQCLRAELAAHGIGVSAICPGMVNTNIAGTTTFTGVGEDEQQARRAAGSRLFARRAFPPERVAADILRAVRRDSAVVATTAEARAALALSRLTPGLLRAAARKLPG